A part of Parvimonas micra genomic DNA contains:
- a CDS encoding plasmid mobilization protein produces MANRIRNERLEIKLTEEEKALFEEKKRLAKCRNMSHFIRKCVLEKEIYQVDLEPFRDLQGLLSNATNNINQIAKRVNSTGVIYKEDIGDIKKEIEHFSKELWQIHSLLLKRTSETEGE; encoded by the coding sequence ATGGCAAATAGAATAAGAAACGAAAGACTTGAAATTAAACTAACTGAAGAAGAAAAGGCTCTTTTTGAAGAGAAAAAAAGACTTGCGAAGTGTAGAAATATGAGCCATTTCATCCGCAAATGCGTTTTGGAAAAGGAAATTTATCAAGTGGATTTAGAGCCTTTCAGAGATTTACAAGGCTTACTTTCTAATGCAACAAACAACATCAATCAGATTGCAAAGCGAGTAAATTCGACAGGTGTAATCTACAAAGAGGACATAGGTGATATAAAAAAAGAGATTGAACATTTCTCAAAAGAGCTGTGGCAAATTCATTCACTACTTCTGAAAAGAACATCTGAAACGGAAGGTGAATAA
- a CDS encoding TetR/AcrR family transcriptional regulator, with product MSYCSDITKNRILECAKGEFLSKGFENAQVAEIAKLAKVTTGAIYRHFKNKEALFFALIEEEYNYTLDVVSDVEKRSEQKTIRIDSDLVDDEAIIENLFLETMLFVDYMYAHFDNFKLIFACSKGSQVENFIEDITERYTAKNMKLILFNAKQEQIITEIKEFEVHVITKGYITSLCECILHDIPHDNVGEYIRSIVVFQYYGWQGLMKKNNK from the coding sequence ATGTCTTATTGCTCTGATATAACAAAAAATAGAATTTTAGAATGTGCTAAAGGGGAATTTTTAAGCAAAGGATTCGAAAATGCACAGGTAGCTGAAATTGCTAAATTAGCAAAAGTAACTACAGGAGCTATTTATCGTCATTTCAAAAATAAGGAAGCATTATTTTTTGCTCTAATTGAAGAGGAATATAATTACACATTAGATGTTGTTTCTGATGTTGAAAAAAGGAGCGAACAAAAAACTATTAGGATAGACTCTGATTTAGTCGATGATGAAGCAATTATAGAAAATTTATTCTTGGAAACAATGCTATTTGTTGATTATATGTATGCACATTTTGATAACTTTAAGCTGATTTTTGCGTGTAGCAAAGGGTCGCAAGTAGAAAACTTTATTGAGGATATTACTGAAAGATATACAGCTAAAAATATGAAGCTTATTCTTTTCAACGCTAAACAAGAGCAAATTATCACAGAGATTAAAGAGTTTGAAGTTCATGTCATTACAAAAGGCTATATTACATCTCTATGCGAGTGTATTCTTCATGATATACCGCATGATAATGTTGGCGAATATATTAGAAGCATTGTTGTTTTTCAATATTATGGTTGGCAAGGCTTAATGAAGAAAAACAACAAATAA
- a CDS encoding ABC transporter ATP-binding protein, which yields MKSNNKNVISELLKYADGEKKQLYKSILLATIGELFGMIPFLAIAKLIEKIYQSELSFQTVLSITLAALGGQILKGIFTLYSTMTSHKATFHILKNIRSLVAEKMLRVPMGVMIDTPIGKFKNLIVDTVSKLEDSMAHFMPEITSSIVSPVLFLILIFALDYRMGLASLLTIPLGMLGYIGMMKDYEFRSKTYTTAQNNMNSTLVEYVNGIEVIKAFNHSASSYEKFTSAIQFFHDSTLAWWKQSWLWSAFVQAVMPSTLLGTLPVGAYLYMNSQISLSNFIVCIILPIGFIAHLMKIGKYSEQFSMVKASLDVIDEFLSTEELKRPKERAVLDNTLYRFVNVSFAYDKELVLKNIRFELKPNTVTALVGSSGSGKSTVAKLMAGFWDPTAGNIIYGGKKISEIPFEQLTSEISYVAQDNFLFNTSIKENIKMGNPTASDEEVIEVAKAASCHDFIMELEDGYNTKVGDAGGSLSGGERQRITIARAMLKQSKVIILDEATAFADPENEYLIQSAINNLIKGKTLIVVAHRLSTITNADTILVMKDGEIVENGTHENLVKKDGVYASLWKNYVGRLDDGKEAI from the coding sequence TTGAAAAGTAACAATAAAAATGTCATTTCAGAGTTGCTTAAATACGCTGATGGCGAGAAAAAACAATTATACAAATCAATTTTATTAGCCACTATCGGGGAACTGTTTGGAATGATTCCTTTTTTAGCAATAGCAAAGTTGATAGAAAAAATTTATCAGTCAGAACTGTCATTTCAAACAGTGCTTTCTATAACTCTTGCAGCTTTAGGTGGACAAATTTTAAAAGGCATTTTCACTTTGTATTCAACAATGACTTCACATAAAGCAACATTTCACATTTTGAAAAATATAAGAAGCTTAGTTGCAGAAAAAATGTTAAGAGTACCTATGGGGGTAATGATAGATACACCTATAGGTAAATTTAAAAATTTGATTGTAGATACAGTGTCTAAGCTGGAAGATTCAATGGCTCATTTTATGCCAGAGATAACATCAAGTATAGTATCTCCTGTTTTATTTTTAATTCTGATTTTTGCTTTAGATTATAGAATGGGTTTGGCTTCGCTACTTACAATTCCTTTGGGAATGCTTGGATATATAGGGATGATGAAAGATTATGAGTTTAGAAGCAAAACTTATACGACTGCTCAAAATAATATGAATAGCACATTGGTTGAATATGTTAATGGCATTGAGGTCATAAAAGCTTTTAACCACAGTGCTTCTTCTTATGAAAAATTTACGAGTGCAATTCAATTTTTCCATGATAGTACCCTTGCTTGGTGGAAACAAAGCTGGTTATGGTCAGCATTTGTTCAAGCAGTTATGCCGTCAACACTTTTGGGGACTTTGCCAGTTGGTGCATATCTATATATGAATTCTCAAATATCTCTATCAAATTTCATTGTGTGTATTATCTTACCTATCGGCTTTATTGCACATTTAATGAAAATCGGAAAGTATTCGGAGCAATTCAGTATGGTTAAGGCGAGTTTAGATGTAATAGATGAATTTTTATCGACAGAGGAACTTAAAAGACCAAAAGAGAGAGCAGTTCTTGATAATACTCTGTATCGTTTTGTAAATGTTTCGTTTGCTTATGATAAAGAACTTGTTTTAAAGAATATCAGGTTTGAATTAAAACCAAACACAGTAACCGCATTGGTAGGAAGTTCCGGTTCTGGAAAATCTACAGTAGCAAAACTTATGGCTGGCTTTTGGGATCCAACAGCAGGTAACATAATTTATGGAGGTAAAAAAATTTCTGAAATTCCATTTGAACAGCTAACAAGTGAGATAAGCTATGTTGCTCAAGATAATTTTTTATTTAATACAAGTATAAAAGAAAATATAAAAATGGGAAACCCAACTGCAAGTGATGAGGAGGTTATTGAGGTGGCTAAAGCTGCATCTTGCCATGACTTTATTATGGAACTTGAGGATGGATATAACACAAAGGTTGGTGATGCAGGAGGTTCTTTGTCAGGTGGAGAAAGGCAAAGAATTACCATTGCAAGAGCAATGTTAAAACAATCTAAGGTAATAATTTTAGATGAAGCAACTGCATTTGCGGATCCAGAAAATGAATATCTCATTCAAAGTGCAATTAACAATCTTATTAAAGGAAAGACTCTTATAGTGGTTGCTCACAGACTTTCTACTATTACAAATGCTGATACAATCCTTGTTATGAAAGATGGAGAAATTGTAGAGAATGGAACTCATGAAAATCTTGTGAAAAAAGATGGAGTATATGCTTCTTTGTGGAAAAATTATGTGGGCAGACTAGATGACGGAAAGGAGGCGATTTAA
- a CDS encoding relaxase/mobilization nuclease domain-containing protein, translated as MAITKIHPIKSTLNLAIDYIVNGDKTDEQLLVSTHKCHESTAHTQFLRTRNDAGTKGTVLARHLIQSFLPGETSPELAHQIGMELCKKILKDEYEFVLSTHVDKGHIHNHIIFNNVNMVTGRCYQSNKKSYHQIRYQSDKLCKENSLSVIDEFYESYKKKYKINGKSWYENEQAKHGTFWKSKLQFDIDRIIKQSKDWDEFLKKMADLGYEIKYGKHIAFKPKDKARFTRTKTIGEDYTEERLKERIAEREFIKTPDVKKRISNVIDMNTNAKVKESKGYEYWATKHNLHTMAESVIYIREHGIKSVKQLDEYIQKAADERQNIQEKIKAIDKEMQKLSTTMEQVHTVKKYRACYKEYTANPSDKAFFEEYKAQITLYENALSELKKSYSKLPNSKDILAELDKLQEKKNSLMQEYSSSKSTMDELYKIRKNYGIYMDKEMER; from the coding sequence ATGGCTATTACAAAAATACACCCAATAAAATCGACTCTTAATCTTGCTATCGACTACATTGTAAATGGAGATAAAACAGACGAGCAGCTTTTAGTAAGCACTCATAAATGCCACGAATCAACTGCTCACACTCAGTTTTTAAGGACACGAAATGACGCAGGAACAAAAGGAACCGTTCTTGCAAGACATCTCATTCAATCATTTTTACCAGGAGAAACAAGCCCTGAATTGGCTCACCAGATTGGTATGGAGCTGTGTAAAAAGATACTCAAAGATGAGTACGAATTTGTCTTATCTACTCACGTAGATAAGGGGCATATCCACAATCACATCATCTTCAATAATGTAAATATGGTAACAGGTAGGTGCTACCAGTCTAACAAGAAAAGCTACCACCAAATCCGTTATCAGAGTGATAAACTCTGCAAAGAAAATAGCCTATCTGTCATTGACGAGTTTTACGAAAGCTATAAGAAAAAATATAAGATTAACGGTAAATCTTGGTATGAAAACGAACAGGCAAAGCATGGCACTTTTTGGAAAAGTAAACTTCAATTTGACATTGATAGAATAATAAAACAGTCAAAGGACTGGGACGAATTTTTAAAGAAGATGGCTGATCTTGGCTATGAAATCAAATACGGTAAGCACATTGCTTTTAAGCCAAAAGATAAGGCGAGATTTACAAGGACTAAAACAATCGGAGAAGATTATACCGAGGAAAGATTAAAAGAACGAATTGCAGAAAGAGAGTTTATCAAGACTCCCGACGTCAAAAAACGCATCAGCAATGTTATTGACATGAACACCAATGCAAAGGTAAAGGAAAGCAAAGGCTACGAATATTGGGCAACCAAACATAACCTTCATACAATGGCTGAGTCTGTTATTTATATCAGAGAACATGGCATTAAATCCGTTAAACAGCTTGACGAGTATATTCAAAAAGCAGCCGATGAAAGGCAAAATATACAAGAGAAAATCAAGGCTATTGATAAGGAAATGCAGAAGCTTTCCACCACTATGGAGCAAGTTCATACCGTTAAAAAATACAGAGCGTGCTACAAGGAATATACTGCTAATCCGTCTGACAAGGCATTTTTTGAAGAGTACAAAGCTCAGATTACCCTATATGAAAATGCTCTCTCAGAGCTTAAAAAATCTTATTCCAAGCTCCCAAATTCAAAGGATATTTTAGCTGAGCTTGATAAATTACAAGAAAAAAAGAATAGCCTTATGCAAGAGTATTCTTCCTCAAAATCCACTATGGACGAGCTTTATAAGATACGAAAAAATTACGGAATTTATATGGATAAGGAGATGGAGAGATAA
- a CDS encoding DNA-binding protein gives MDYKAMRNQIEDMVNDNHKDFVKAIISMEKGINDESALDKLYDAYMDNDTVNLLHEEFDYMIEELREQGQIKDLPYVQTEKDNLVNIVGNIVGKVDIVERENKNGETFKVANFSVVSKNDEGDKVYHNCSAYGEKSDIPKDFKQGDFVKLFGQIRTSVDDNGKEHTNIRVLSSKLLKAKEQMKGQEEKKESVLGAIKKYQAEDKEKPKEKKETSKEAER, from the coding sequence ATGGATTACAAAGCAATGAGAAATCAAATAGAAGATATGGTAAATGATAACCACAAGGACTTTGTAAAGGCGATTATAAGCATGGAAAAAGGCATCAATGATGAAAGTGCTTTGGACAAGCTATATGACGCTTATATGGACAATGACACCGTTAATTTGCTACATGAGGAATTTGACTATATGATTGAAGAATTAAGAGAACAGGGGCAGATAAAAGACCTGCCTTATGTACAGACAGAAAAAGATAACCTTGTCAATATCGTTGGAAATATTGTAGGAAAGGTCGATATAGTTGAAAGGGAGAATAAGAACGGAGAAACCTTTAAGGTGGCGAATTTCTCCGTTGTTTCAAAAAATGATGAAGGAGATAAAGTATATCATAATTGCTCTGCATACGGAGAAAAGAGTGATATTCCAAAGGACTTTAAGCAGGGAGATTTTGTTAAGCTTTTTGGACAAATCAGAACTTCTGTTGATGACAACGGTAAAGAACATACCAACATCAGGGTACTTTCTTCAAAACTGTTAAAGGCAAAAGAACAGATGAAAGGGCAAGAAGAAAAGAAAGAGTCTGTACTTGGAGCTATCAAAAAATATCAGGCTGAAGATAAGGAAAAGCCTAAAGAAAAGAAAGAAACATCAAAAGAAGCAGAGAGATAA